The Teredinibacter sp. KSP-S5-2 genome includes a window with the following:
- a CDS encoding DUF4136 domain-containing protein: protein MIKIIFSTVFAVFLISCSSNKVAVNSDFDRDYDFNSLRTFSWHTPNVFNEKSEKYLNNDILDDRIRGNVNEQLSTKQMRLVDDGQADFWVNYSITTEPRIDVKTYNTYQGYYSSWRYYGAGTFRYATIGMPYTDSVVENKLQYYELGTFVLDVIDPKTGKLIWRGTASGKVPRDLSADEKERVVKNVVSRILEDFPPK, encoded by the coding sequence GTGATAAAAATAATTTTCTCGACCGTATTTGCTGTTTTTCTTATTTCATGTAGCTCAAATAAAGTTGCGGTTAATTCAGACTTTGATCGCGATTACGATTTTAATTCCTTGCGAACCTTTAGTTGGCATACGCCAAACGTTTTCAATGAAAAAAGTGAGAAGTACCTAAATAACGATATTTTAGATGACCGAATTCGGGGCAATGTTAACGAACAGCTCAGCACTAAGCAAATGCGTTTGGTGGATGATGGGCAGGCGGATTTCTGGGTTAACTACTCGATTACTACCGAGCCCAGAATCGATGTAAAAACCTATAATACCTATCAGGGGTACTACTCGAGTTGGCGTTACTATGGGGCAGGTACGTTCCGCTATGCGACTATAGGCATGCCGTATACCGATAGCGTTGTCGAAAACAAACTTCAATACTATGAGCTGGGTACTTTTGTTTTGGATGTGATTGACCCCAAAACGGGTAAATTGATTTGGCGTGGAACGGCGTCGGGCAAAGTGCCTCGTGATCTCTCAGCAGATGAGAAAGAGCGAGTGGTCAAAAATGTTGTCAGTCGAATATTGGAAGATTTTCCACCAAAATAA